The Brassica napus cultivar Da-Ae chromosome C7, Da-Ae, whole genome shotgun sequence genomic interval AGATTCTAGGCACATTGAGCAGTCTTGTTTAAGTTGAAGCTCGAAACCCTGTTCAAGAGTCTTCTTTAGATTATTTGAATCCAGAGTGTGTAGGTTCGACCCGGAAACAGGCATGCTGACGTAAACTGTGCAGTTTTCCTTCATGTAGTCAATGCCATCCCTCCCGTTGAATAAAGAAGACGAGCTGTTTATCACAACACAATAGTTGTTGTTTTTTACACCTTCTTTACATTGAAAGTCTGTAACGTAATTGTAAGCTTCGCTGCTGTAGATAATGGATGATAAGTCTTGGCAGTCATAAAGCATTGTTAGCAGATTGGTGTCATTAGCCAGTTGAAGGGCCTCTTGGTAGAATGGTCCATTTAGTGGGTCTGAAGGACAAAGATTGTCGATATAATCTGATCTGGCGAGTCTTATATTACGAGAAGTGTAATTTGCGTTTAAGATTCTGAACTTCACGGAAGAGACAGTAAGCTCTGCGAATCCATCGCTACAGTTGAGCTTAAAGCCAGGGTAGCCGCAGGTTTCTCTGTCAGGTGTCCAGAAAGGGTACAAGAGACCGCCCTGATTACCACAGCGAAACGTTTGACTGCATTGTTTGTAATGGTCATAACCTGGGACATCAGCATCTGTGAACACCGGGTTTGGAGCTTCGGCTGGAGGTAAGGACGCCGGATTCACAACTTGCAAGAGTGCACCTGGTTGGACAGGAGCCATGTAAGGTGGAGTTTCTTTGCTTCCCAAACATCTATTTTCTGCACAAGAGGGAAACAAAATTCGGCATTATTGATGTCATATTGTGAGACCCTCTGGTGCAAAGAATAATCCACTTACTTCTATATCTAGCAGCTGTGAAAGGGAACTCAGTGATGGTTCCATTTACACCAGCTCCAGTAACATAAGAGTTTATCTCAACAGTTGCGTCAGATAAGAAGTCATATGGTTGAGATACAAACTCGTTCTGGAACAGTTCCACATATACCGGAAGCTGAGACTTCTGCAGCCTCTCCACAACATTGGTTTGCCCCATGAGGAACCCATCAAATGTGGGAAATACTGATGCTTTAGTGATGACAACAGCGCTAGCAAATTCTTTTATCTCTTTAATAGCAGAGTCACTAATATCACTAATGGTTTTTTCAACTTTGTAGACTGTCTCATACTTGCTCTGATTCCTGAACTCAACTAGGACCGAGCTATCCGTTGACTGAATCATGACTTTTGTTGTGGTTATTCGAGTGCTGTAAGCAGTTTCCGTGAGGGTATCGAGAACCGCTTTAACCATGTTGAGCCCTTGCTTCTGTCGCAGGTACATTACATTCTGAAGGACACAATAAAAATTAAGTGGCCATGCCATTAAAGACGTTAGAATAGGCCTGACCGTTTTATCCGAACCAAAACACTGAATTCTGATCCGGAACATTATATGAAAACATCCAAACGGGACTTAAGAATTATGTACGAATACAACCCAAACCGAATCGAAATCTGAACCAGgatccaaaaaaatatgaaattaattaaaaaatgtgttaaattttttttatatttgttaaagtaattcaaatatttatagtattttaaataaaaaaattgaagtttctttttatttttttctaatagtTTTTAGGTCTAGGTTTAACTAGTTTTAGTtagatttttgaatatttttggtcaattattttagatttctATTAAGATTTTTGGGCTATTTCAAACATTAGTTATAAATAACCCTACTCAACCAAAAGTCCCGGCACAGGCCTATCTGATTTGTTAAAACCATAAGATTAGGAGGTGCGGGAACTGACCTCTACACTGATCAAAACACCGGAGAGAGAAGTGGAGTGTTTTGCCAAGTTTAGGAATTCAGAAAGCAAAATAAGCTTTCCAGAATTTTTCTGATTAGGATTCCTGAATATATTGTATAGCCTGTACGGGTTTGCAATCGCAGCTGCACAAAAGATGGGAGAATAGATATGTAACGCTCAAGGTATGTAATTTTGACCAAATAGTATCTTTAAATTGTAAAATTGTTAGATGTAGCCTCTTTAAATTAAGTGGAAACTTACGAGTCAAGTTCCGGATCTCAGCCCATGTGAGACTAAAAGTGTATATCCCACCATTTGAGCTAATCTCGGGAACATGTGTTGAACGTTGCGCGTAAGATGTCTGGGAGATCGTTGTGCTGTTCGAGAGGTCTATTGATCTTGAGCAAAAGGGTTTACCGTCGCTGGACATCTGGACTGAGCAATCGATAACATCAGCACCATCTTTGATAGCCTTATCATATGCCAAGTCAGTACATCCTGGATAGTCCCCACTCGCTCCATTTTTTGATATAACAAGAAAATCAACTGAACCGTGAACCATTTTGATAAGTGTCAACTATgggtttctctttctttcttttctactACTAATCATAAAAGAAATATGCAAAGTAATGACTCTTACTTACTACCTTGTTTTATAGCGTTTCTGCCAAGGTGGGAGAAGCATTCttgaagaaaatataaaaggaaaatgATTGATGTGAGTGTTTCGAGCAATGTTCTAAGGACATAAAGAAACCACCTTAAGAGATTTTGCTTACCAATGGATGCAGATGCAGTTATGGGAAAATCTGAGAGCACACCATCGACAGAAAAGTTGCCATTGTCCATAAAAGATAGATACTCAGAGACAGGATCATAACTGTAGTCATGTGCAATATCAACATCATTAGCAAAACCTGACACAAACACTTCAAGTCCTGCTTTCTGAGCATCTTGAACTAAGGATGTGGAGGGAAGCAAGTACTGCTTGTCATCTAGTGGCAATACGTAAGACTTGGGAACAAGAATCCCTGAAGCAAAATTCTTGACAAATGTTAGGTTACTCAAGATAGAACCGTATGTTCTGTTTGTTGTCGGCTCAAATTGTTCTTTCTCAAGAAACCGGAACACGAATTTCGGTCCATTACGCCCGAACCGGCCAGCAATCTTTGTAAAGAAATTCACTTCAGGGGAAGAGAGGTAGTCAACGGAAACAGTTTTTGAAGCAGATATCAGAAAAGTGCTCATGCTCAGATTATGCTGCGCGTAGAAGGCATCGTGCTGAACATTAAGCCAAAAGCCTAGTGGTTTCAGCTCCTTGTTTACAGTTTGAACAGTGGAGATCGTGTATTCATTACCATCGAATCTGTCTGAACGAGATAAAATAGCTCGGATCActgaaaaacaagaagaagacatttgtGAGAAGTTGCGAGAAACAGTGAAGCACTCACTTTTTGGGCAATGAAGACTTACAGTAAACCTTGTTGAGATCTTTCAAGGAGAAATCAACGGTGAACCAGCCCTGAGTAGGGACTCCATTAACCGGGTAAGTTTTTTGACCCTTTGGGTAAACAACTTCAATAATTGAAGCATTGCTCATGTTTAGATCAGGGAAGCAAATCACAGCTCCATCTTTGGTTAATTGAACATCACACCACAGGACAGCATCTGCTACACTTGTCTGTAGTGCGAAGATGTAAGCATCAAGGCTCGAATCTGGAAACAATCCAGAAAACCCTCCACGAGAGATCACACGAGGAGCATCACCTGGTAAAGTAAAAGTGTATCACAAAGTTATTCTAATAAaagagaatatatatgataatccCAACTCTACTACAGATCTCTGTATAAATAAAGTCGGAGTACTAGTTTCTATCGGACATTCATGCTTAAAGAAAGAGATAGAAAGTGAGAGCACTCTCACCACTGAGTGTTTTCCATGGACTTCTAGGTCTTTGAGCGTCAGTTTGAGAAGCAAACAGGTGAATCAGAACAACACCACATAGGAAAACTGTTGAAGCTCCCATTGTCGGAAGTTAACTTTACTAGGTCCTGTTCTTTCTTCTGGGAGACCTACTAAATTACATAGATAGAAAAACATAAATAGTAGTCTTTAATGCATAAGCAGTCGTACGCATAGTGGGACTAATACAGACACGCTTAAGACTccggatcttttttttttttttttattattgcttTTTTATGTGTTGACTCTTTAATAAGTCGTCTCTTTATTAAACTATGTTAAACCTTTGGCTACAAAATTGAGGCAGAGCAACCTTTTTTAATCAAGTAATTAACATTTTTCCCCCTCTGATGTGAAAAAGAAAGTGGAAGAAAAGTGAGTCGTACTGGTCATTTACTAGATCAGCTATGATTatagtctttttctcttcatttttgtttttgctacTATTTCTAAACCTTTGCTGATACAGTTTACTATTTCTAAATGTCATTTCTTCTTGGAAATACCATATACTATCCCTAAATCTGTTTGTCTTCATTCCTTTCACTTATCGACCATAGATGATTTAGGAGACTTGAAAAGTCAACAGTTTGATTACTCATTTCTCAAGTAACATCAAACAGTAAATGTTCAATGTTAACAGCTTGGACTACACTGGAGTACTGGACCTGAGCATAGTTTCCTTAAAGAGATGGGACGGGTTGAATACTACAGCGTTACCGATGAAGAAGCTTTAGAAGGTACTTGTCTTTATATGTTTCTTGCATTGTTTTTGCTTGCTGATCTCCTCCGTGTGTAGCGTTCAAGAGAGTGTCTCGGTTGGAGGGAATAATCCCAGCATTGGAGACATCTCATGCATTGGCTCATCTCGAGAAGCTATGTCCGACATTACCTGATGGTGCTAGAGTGGTGTTAAACTTCAGCGGGAGAGGTGATAAGGATGTTCAGACGGCCATCAAGTATCTTGAAGTTTAAAGAGAATAATGCTTTCGTTTCGTTTTCAGACAGCGACATTTCTTTTAGTAGTTTTGTTAGTTCTTGCTTCTGGGCGGGAAACTCAAAAGAGGAACACAGTATTAAGAAGAgaaccaaataaaataaaaatgtatccTATAAATAAGACTGTTTTATTGAACGTTTGatgttcttataaaaaaaaactcgaaCTGTTTTGTTCTTTACCAGCTTTAACTTgaccaaaacaaagaaacctcaatttataaaaaaacaactaTGATTGAATTACCTTAAATCTgtaaacaaattatttaatGATTTATCAATTGATTATATTTGATTTACTGTTTGAACTTGAAAactatacaataaataaaattttactcaattatttaaaatgaataGGCTAtagttattttgttttctacaaTAGGCTAGCAGCTACATAATGGTGCGGTGAATTATTTAGAACATTCAATTGCGAGCCACCTCCTACGCCGAATGTCATAAATGACTTGTTGACTGTAAGTCTGTAACATTCAAGCGATTGGGTACTAATTTggtttaaataaaactatttggGTCAAATGTGAAAGTCACCAAAACTATAAGGGACTAGTGTTGTAATTATGAACCGATCGGGGAGAGAGTTTTACATCTGAAGGGGGTTGAAGATAAATCGCAAGGGAGGTGTGGGTGCATCATCGTCCCTAAGCTTTTACAAGTAGCCCAAACAGTTGACTCCTTATACGACGAAGATGGTCTCCACGAGCAAGATCAAATCCGTCGATTTCTACAGGTTTT includes:
- the LOC106409682 gene encoding tryptophan synthase beta chain 2, chloroplastic-like, encoding MGRVEYYSVTDEEALEAFKRVSRLEGIIPALETSHALAHLEKLCPTLPDGARVVLNFSGRGDKDVQTAIKYLEV
- the LOC106407064 gene encoding protein SUPPRESSOR OF NPR1-1 CONSTITUTIVE 4-like — translated: MGASTVFLCGVVLIHLFASQTDAQRPRSPWKTLSGDAPRVISRGGFSGLFPDSSLDAYIFALQTSVADAVLWCDVQLTKDGAVICFPDLNMSNASIIEVVYPKGQKTYPVNGVPTQGWFTVDFSLKDLNKVYLIRAILSRSDRFDGNEYTISTVQTVNKELKPLGFWLNVQHDAFYAQHNLSMSTFLISASKTVSVDYLSSPEVNFFTKIAGRFGRNGPKFVFRFLEKEQFEPTTNRTYGSILSNLTFVKNFASGILVPKSYVLPLDDKQYLLPSTSLVQDAQKAGLEVFVSGFANDVDIAHDYSYDPVSEYLSFMDNGNFSVDGVLSDFPITASASIECFSHLGRNAIKQVDFLVISKNGASGDYPGCTDLAYDKAIKDGADVIDCSVQMSSDGKPFCSRSIDLSNSTTISQTSYAQRSTHVPEISSNGGIYTFSLTWAEIRNLTPAIANPYRLYNIFRNPNQKNSGKLILLSEFLNLAKHSTSLSGVLISVENVMYLRQKQGLNMVKAVLDTLTETAYSTRITTTKVMIQSTDSSVLVEFRNQSKYETVYKVEKTISDISDSAIKEIKEFASAVVITKASVFPTFDGFLMGQTNVVERLQKSQLPVYVELFQNEFVSQPYDFLSDATVEINSYVTGAGVNGTITEFPFTAARYRKNRCLGSKETPPYMAPVQPGALLQVVNPASLPPAEAPNPVFTDADVPGYDHYKQCSQTFRCGNQGGLLYPFWTPDRETCGYPGFKLNCSDGFAELTVSSVKFRILNANYTSRNIRLARSDYIDNLCPSDPLNGPFYQEALQLANDTNLLTMLYDCQDLSSIIYSSEAYNYVTDFQCKEGVKNNNYCVVINSSSSLFNGRDGIDYMKENCTVYVSMPVSGSNLHTLDSNNLKKTLEQGFELQLKQDCSMCLESKGACGYDQTFNRFVCYCDDGTHGDTCSSGKTSQGFSVNTVHKGSLVNAIGKVSGSVAGVVMFLVLLSLFLCYLWKRETRQRQQNLKSLIPLKHYTYAQVKRITKSFAEVVGRGGFGIVYRGTLPDGRMVAVKVLKDSKGNGEDFTNEVASMSQTSHHNIVSLLGFCSERSKRAIIYEFLGNGSLDKFIAGKTLDWTALYQIAVGVARGLEYLHHGCKTRIVHFDIKPQNVLLDENFCPKVSDFGLAKLCEKKESALSLLDTRGTVGYIAPEMISRVYGSVSHKSDVYSYGMLVLEMIGARNKEKAHQDSTSNTSSIYFPEWIYRDIELGKSRRLIEDEISNEEHELAKKMALVGLWCIQSSPLDRPPMNRVVEMMEGSLDALEVPPRPVLQIPIAPLQEPSTLSRDISVYTEE